In Rubrivirga marina, the following are encoded in one genomic region:
- a CDS encoding DNA polymerase/3'-5' exonuclease PolX, with protein MTNKAVARHLKLTADLVELTGGNPFRARAYGSGARAVERLDVPVETLVADGELSTVQGIGKGLVAEIEELLQTGTMETTEDLLQSLPPGLPEVLRVKGLGVKKVRTLWTEAGVTSIEDLEGAAAVGKLADLPGFGKKTVENILASIEELKAYRGKAHLRDAATEALVARQRLRDAGLRADLAGPVRRQCNVVDRVDLVAVGTPEAVAEALGGGTTHDDRVEATLPLGLPLTVWTTTEAAYGRTLFERTGPEAHVGAVAEKAGLGDVAEEDAVYEAAGLYPIPAPLRDDPHWLTVAADGPIPALVRTADLRGTIHNHTTASDGAHTLREMCDAARERGLGYFGVCDHSRSLQIAHGLSLGEMEEQIRRVERLNADYAQEGVDFRVFAGTEADILSDGAMDYPDELLARLDLVVASVHTGFRMTEDEATARVVAAVSNPYVDVLGHPTGRLLLRREGYPLDHEAVLDACAEHGVAVELNANPWRLDVDWRFVRAATERGVLVSINPDAHSTDGLDDTRWGVASAQKGGLTPEQSLTSKSADELADWLTARRP; from the coding sequence ATGACCAACAAAGCCGTCGCCCGCCACCTCAAGCTCACCGCCGACCTCGTCGAGCTCACCGGCGGCAACCCGTTCCGGGCGCGGGCCTACGGCTCCGGCGCGCGCGCCGTCGAGCGGCTGGACGTGCCCGTCGAGACGCTCGTGGCGGATGGCGAGCTGAGCACGGTCCAGGGCATCGGCAAGGGGCTCGTGGCCGAGATCGAGGAGCTGCTCCAGACGGGGACGATGGAGACGACCGAGGACCTCCTCCAGTCGCTCCCGCCGGGGCTCCCGGAGGTCCTGCGGGTGAAGGGGCTCGGCGTCAAGAAGGTGCGGACGCTCTGGACCGAGGCGGGGGTGACGTCGATCGAGGACCTGGAAGGCGCGGCGGCCGTCGGGAAGCTGGCCGACCTGCCGGGGTTCGGCAAGAAGACGGTCGAGAACATCCTCGCGTCCATCGAGGAGCTCAAGGCGTACCGCGGGAAGGCGCACCTCCGCGACGCGGCGACGGAGGCGCTCGTCGCCCGCCAGCGGCTCCGCGACGCCGGCCTCCGCGCCGACCTCGCCGGCCCGGTCCGCCGCCAGTGCAACGTGGTCGACCGCGTGGACCTCGTCGCCGTCGGCACGCCCGAGGCCGTCGCCGAGGCGCTCGGAGGCGGCACGACGCACGACGACCGCGTCGAGGCCACGCTCCCCCTCGGCCTCCCGCTGACGGTCTGGACGACGACCGAGGCCGCCTACGGCCGCACGCTCTTCGAGCGGACCGGCCCCGAGGCCCACGTCGGCGCTGTCGCCGAGAAGGCCGGCCTCGGTGACGTGGCGGAGGAGGACGCGGTCTACGAGGCCGCCGGCCTCTACCCGATCCCGGCCCCGCTCCGCGACGACCCGCACTGGCTGACGGTCGCCGCCGACGGCCCGATCCCCGCGCTCGTCCGCACGGCCGACCTCCGGGGCACGATCCACAACCACACGACCGCGTCGGACGGGGCGCACACGCTCCGCGAGATGTGCGACGCGGCGCGCGAGCGCGGGCTCGGCTACTTCGGCGTGTGCGACCACAGCCGGAGCCTCCAGATCGCCCACGGGCTGAGTCTGGGCGAGATGGAGGAGCAGATCCGGCGCGTCGAGCGCCTCAACGCCGACTACGCCCAGGAGGGCGTCGACTTCCGCGTCTTCGCCGGGACCGAGGCCGACATCCTCTCGGACGGCGCGATGGACTACCCGGACGAGCTGCTGGCCCGGCTCGACCTCGTCGTCGCGAGCGTCCACACCGGCTTCCGGATGACGGAGGATGAGGCGACGGCGCGCGTCGTGGCGGCCGTCTCGAACCCGTACGTCGACGTGCTCGGCCACCCGACGGGGAGGCTCCTGCTCCGCCGCGAGGGCTACCCGCTCGACCACGAGGCGGTCCTCGACGCCTGCGCCGAGCACGGCGTGGCCGTCGAGCTCAACGCGAACCCGTGGCGCCTCGACGTCGACTGGCGGTTCGTCCGCGCCGCCACCGAGCGCGGCGTCCTCGTCTCGATCAACCCGGACGCCCACTCGACCGACGGCCTCGACGACACGCGCTGGGGCGTCGCCTCGGCCCAAAAGGGCGGCCTCACGCCGGAGCAGTCGCTGACGTCGAAGTCGGCCGACGAGCTGGCCGACTGGCTCACGGCGCGTCGGCCGTGA
- a CDS encoding AI-2E family transporter produces MPDAPPPPSLLAEPSRLRPVLLAGGVLAVFALLWSLGEELGPFWIAVAGAALLWPIRRERAAEAVLWAGGLVFGAYVVHLLAGTLAPFVAVFVAAYLLDPAVTWAEKRWDVPRWASTLALTLFVVGVVAGALVLLVPMLIGQIEDLAGQAVALALRAPEWVAESDALAQAEEAGLVDRSALVQQITTFIPGQIQAALGRVPAFVGGLFRQVGALLGIVTTAALVPVLLFFTLKDFPMLSRSVVRLLPRVSGEREYLERATTVFGSYIRGQLTISAASAVLVAVPLLLFGVPYSLLLGLAAGVLNLIPSLGSVLTYVLGVGLMLAFGTFSDVLIVLAVLAVQAVIEQAVLTPNIMSQQVGLHPVVILVALFACGALFGLLGLILAVPAAALVAGAIRARREALVIDLGDDEGDEVV; encoded by the coding sequence ATGCCCGATGCGCCGCCGCCCCCATCCCTGCTCGCCGAGCCGTCCCGCCTCCGCCCCGTCCTGCTGGCGGGCGGCGTGCTCGCCGTGTTCGCGCTGCTGTGGTCGCTCGGCGAGGAGCTCGGGCCGTTCTGGATCGCCGTCGCCGGCGCCGCGCTTCTCTGGCCGATCCGCCGGGAGCGCGCGGCGGAGGCCGTCCTGTGGGCCGGCGGCCTCGTGTTCGGCGCGTACGTCGTCCACCTCCTGGCCGGCACGCTGGCGCCGTTCGTGGCCGTGTTCGTCGCGGCGTACCTCCTCGACCCCGCCGTGACGTGGGCGGAGAAGCGGTGGGACGTCCCGCGCTGGGCGTCGACGCTGGCGCTCACGCTGTTCGTGGTCGGCGTGGTCGCCGGGGCGCTGGTGCTCCTCGTGCCGATGCTGATCGGTCAGATCGAGGACCTCGCGGGCCAGGCCGTCGCGCTGGCGCTCCGCGCGCCCGAGTGGGTCGCCGAGTCCGACGCGCTCGCGCAGGCCGAGGAGGCGGGGCTCGTCGACCGGAGTGCCCTCGTGCAGCAGATCACGACGTTCATCCCAGGCCAGATCCAGGCGGCGCTGGGCCGCGTGCCGGCGTTCGTGGGGGGCCTGTTCCGCCAGGTCGGCGCGCTCCTCGGCATCGTGACGACAGCGGCGCTCGTGCCAGTGCTGCTGTTCTTCACCCTCAAGGACTTCCCGATGCTCAGCCGCAGCGTCGTGCGGCTGCTGCCGCGCGTCAGTGGGGAGCGGGAGTACCTCGAGCGGGCGACGACCGTGTTCGGCAGCTACATCCGCGGCCAGCTCACGATCTCGGCCGCCAGCGCCGTGCTCGTGGCCGTCCCGCTCCTCCTGTTCGGCGTGCCGTACTCGCTCCTGCTGGGGCTCGCGGCCGGGGTCCTCAACCTCATCCCGAGTCTCGGCTCGGTCCTGACCTACGTGCTCGGGGTGGGGCTCATGCTCGCCTTCGGCACGTTCTCGGACGTGCTGATCGTGCTCGCCGTCCTGGCGGTCCAGGCGGTCATCGAGCAGGCGGTCCTCACGCCGAACATCATGAGCCAGCAGGTCGGGCTCCACCCGGTCGTGATCCTGGTGGCCTTGTTCGCCTGCGGCGCCCTGTTCGGGTTGCTCGGGCTGATCCTCGCGGTCCCGGCGGCCGCGCTCGTGGCCGGCGCCATCCGGGCCCGGCGGGAGGCCCTCGTCATCGACCTCGGCGACGACGAGGGCGACGAGGTCGTCTAG
- a CDS encoding glycosyltransferase: MRVFVTTAGSRGDVQPYVALAAGLRDAGHDVTLSTAGRFEPLAEAHGVPFAPTTNALLHLMDEPAIRQGLETMTGLGPMLRQMPRLVRLSGAVQAELVDDSWEAIGDAAPDVIVSNQKAYWGPSFAAHLGARSIFAVLQPVYVPTGTAPLAGAPALPLGAAYNRLTYRAVALGLRASARRYLAGWRKRTGAGPPPRAAVPTVHGMSRHVVPEPPDWPDWAAMSGYWFVEEPSWAPPPDLQAFLDAGEPPVYVGFGSLAGRDPERATRLVVEALRAAGVRGLLATGWGGLAPTDLGDDLFMIEQAPHDALFPLCAAVVHHGGAGTTAAGLRAGRPTVICPFFGDQPFWGRRVHTLGAGPAPVKQTDLTPVTLAAMITEATTSASVRQRAEAFGEAIRAEDGVANAVAFIERFGSR; the protein is encoded by the coding sequence ATGCGCGTGTTCGTCACCACGGCCGGCTCACGGGGCGACGTCCAGCCCTACGTGGCCCTCGCCGCCGGGCTCCGGGACGCCGGCCACGACGTGACGCTGTCGACGGCCGGCCGCTTTGAACCGCTTGCCGAGGCCCACGGCGTCCCGTTCGCCCCGACGACGAACGCGCTCCTCCACCTCATGGACGAGCCAGCGATCCGCCAGGGGCTGGAGACGATGACGGGCCTCGGGCCGATGCTCCGCCAGATGCCACGGCTGGTCAGGCTGAGCGGCGCCGTCCAGGCCGAGCTCGTCGACGACTCGTGGGAGGCCATCGGCGACGCCGCGCCGGACGTGATCGTCTCCAACCAGAAGGCGTACTGGGGGCCGTCGTTCGCCGCCCACCTCGGCGCGCGCTCCATCTTCGCCGTCCTCCAACCGGTCTACGTCCCGACCGGCACGGCGCCGCTGGCGGGCGCCCCGGCCCTCCCGCTCGGCGCGGCCTACAACCGGCTGACGTACCGCGCCGTCGCACTCGGCCTCCGCGCCTCCGCCCGCCGCTATCTCGCCGGCTGGCGGAAGCGGACCGGCGCAGGCCCGCCGCCACGCGCGGCGGTCCCGACCGTCCACGGCATGAGTCGACACGTCGTCCCCGAGCCGCCCGACTGGCCGGACTGGGCAGCGATGTCTGGCTACTGGTTCGTGGAGGAACCGTCCTGGGCACCGCCGCCCGATCTCCAAGCGTTCCTCGACGCGGGCGAGCCGCCGGTCTACGTCGGCTTCGGGAGCCTCGCCGGACGCGACCCGGAGCGGGCGACACGGCTCGTGGTCGAGGCCCTCCGGGCCGCTGGCGTCCGCGGACTGCTGGCGACCGGCTGGGGTGGACTCGCTCCCACCGACCTCGGTGACGACCTGTTCATGATCGAGCAGGCGCCACACGACGCGCTCTTTCCACTGTGCGCCGCTGTGGTCCACCACGGCGGGGCTGGGACGACGGCGGCCGGCCTCCGCGCGGGGCGGCCGACGGTGATCTGTCCGTTCTTCGGCGACCAGCCGTTCTGGGGCCGCCGCGTCCACACCCTCGGCGCCGGGCCTGCGCCCGTCAAACAGACCGACCTCACGCCGGTCACGCTGGCAGCGATGATCACCGAAGCGACCACGTCCGCCTCGGTGCGCCAGCGGGCGGAGGCGTTCGGCGAGGCGATCCGGGCGGAGGACGGGGTCGCGAACGCGGTCGCGTTCATCGAGCGGTTCGGCTCGCGGTAG
- the tgt gene encoding tRNA guanosine(34) transglycosylase Tgt: MTFELQAECPETGARAGLLHTDHGTVETPMFMPVGTVGSVKAVAPRTLRDDLGVQILLGNTYHLALRPGRDVLRTVGGLHPFMQWDGPILTDSGGFQVFSLADLRKVTEEGVRFRNHLDGQYLTFTPESVVDTQRDIGSDIMMVLDELTPATVDEAEARRANARTVRWAERAFAHYRATEPHYGHHQALFPIVQGAVFPDVRRESAEALLQLDAEGYAIGGLAVGEEAEVMYDTVALTNEVLPQDRPRYLMGVGTPQNLIENVARGVDLFDCVMPTRNARTGTLFTTDGTVNIKNARFKTDTSAIDEALDVYHSRTFSKAYLRHLTKANEPLYMEIASVQNLALYLWTMRSMRAAILEGRFPAFRREWSDRLVQKA, from the coding sequence CTGACCTTCGAGCTCCAGGCCGAGTGCCCCGAAACCGGCGCCCGCGCCGGCCTCCTCCACACCGACCACGGGACGGTCGAGACGCCCATGTTCATGCCGGTCGGGACGGTCGGCAGCGTCAAGGCCGTCGCCCCGCGGACGCTCCGCGACGACCTCGGCGTCCAGATCCTCCTCGGCAACACGTACCACCTCGCGCTCCGCCCCGGCCGCGACGTGCTCCGGACGGTCGGCGGGCTCCACCCGTTCATGCAGTGGGACGGCCCGATCCTCACCGACTCGGGCGGCTTCCAGGTGTTCTCCCTCGCCGATCTCCGGAAGGTGACCGAGGAGGGCGTCCGCTTCCGGAACCACCTCGACGGCCAGTACCTCACGTTCACGCCCGAGTCCGTCGTCGACACGCAGCGCGACATCGGGTCGGACATCATGATGGTGCTCGACGAGCTCACGCCGGCGACCGTCGACGAGGCCGAGGCGCGGCGGGCGAACGCGCGGACGGTCCGCTGGGCCGAGCGGGCCTTTGCGCACTACCGCGCGACGGAGCCCCACTACGGGCACCACCAGGCCCTCTTCCCCATCGTCCAAGGGGCCGTCTTCCCCGACGTCCGCCGGGAGAGCGCCGAAGCCCTCCTCCAGCTCGACGCCGAGGGCTACGCCATCGGCGGGCTGGCGGTCGGCGAGGAGGCCGAGGTCATGTACGACACCGTCGCCCTGACGAACGAGGTTCTCCCGCAGGACCGGCCGCGCTACCTCATGGGCGTCGGGACGCCCCAGAACCTGATCGAGAACGTGGCCCGCGGCGTCGACCTGTTCGACTGCGTGATGCCCACGCGGAACGCCCGGACCGGGACGCTCTTCACGACCGACGGCACGGTCAACATCAAGAACGCCCGGTTCAAGACCGACACGTCGGCCATCGACGAGGCGCTCGACGTGTACCACAGCCGGACGTTCTCGAAGGCGTACCTCCGCCACCTCACGAAGGCCAACGAGCCGCTCTACATGGAGATCGCGAGCGTCCAGAACCTCGCGCTCTACCTCTGGACGATGCGGTCGATGCGGGCGGCGATCCTGGAGGGCCGCTTCCCCGCCTTCCGCCGCGAGTGGTCCGACCGCCTCGTGCAGAAGGCGTAG
- a CDS encoding iron chaperone — MAADRPTTVDAYIDAAPEAGRGHLRRLRALLREVAPEADEVIKWNAPFYVEPRYLFSFSAFTAHLAFAPSPEGLDPFRDALGPYAATKNYLKVRYDQPLPEDLIRQIAERRAEAVRQREDDGFW; from the coding sequence ATGGCTGCCGACCGACCGACGACCGTAGACGCCTACATCGACGCCGCGCCCGAGGCGGGGCGGGGCCACCTCCGGCGTCTCCGCGCGCTCCTGCGCGAGGTCGCGCCCGAGGCCGACGAGGTCATCAAGTGGAACGCGCCGTTCTACGTCGAGCCGCGCTACCTCTTCTCGTTCTCGGCGTTCACGGCCCACCTCGCCTTCGCCCCGTCGCCCGAGGGGCTGGACCCGTTCCGCGACGCGCTCGGGCCGTACGCCGCGACGAAGAACTACCTCAAGGTCCGCTACGACCAGCCACTGCCGGAGGACCTGATCCGCCAGATCGCCGAGCGGCGGGCCGAGGCGGTCCGCCAGCGGGAGGACGACGGCTTCTGGTAG
- a CDS encoding serine hydrolase domain-containing protein codes for MRLAPVLALFLALALSASAQQPIDPGQPRAGTLAADGADAYALDLDAGSFVTGAAFQETADVVVTVTGPDGDEVGRFDETARGDDLFQFEAEAGGTYTLTVTPFEEEAGAYVLTVERVEPLAATPEGRVDQIFAQRNRDGAPGALVAVVDGGEVVYQSAYGTANLTHSVPMTVDTRSNIGSTSKQFTAFALLLLEQRGELDLDDDVREYVPELPDFGETVTLRNLLTHTSGYREFLNALAVGGRRLDEGDHVDRAEIVALIQRQPELQNAPGTEWNYNNSGYGLAALVVERVTGQPFPEWMAENVFEPMGMEHTVVRATPSTLVPNSAQGYVSGDEGWKDARDLGGAIGAGGIYSTLGDLARWMGRYWTPTLGGQDAVDQMTTRYVLADGDTTSYGLGLFIEKLGSVTRIHHGGADSAHRSSFAFVPELDFGVIVLTNSPADVDALAGQVAEAFFEDRIPDGSDEPAAEADGPEAVDFDDALFDDYAGEYALDIAPDFVLAFRRGDDGGYVTQATGQPEAPIVPVSDSTFAVTVVDASVTFHRDADGVVRSATLHQNGDHRATKLGVEPAEAAEPIDLDDYVGQYASATLEAFRTIEVEDGELRASSLRFPEGQALRHTTGDTFMAGAFTVAFERDASGAVVAFTVDAGRARDLRFERFE; via the coding sequence ATGCGCCTCGCGCCCGTCCTCGCCCTGTTCCTCGCTCTCGCCCTGTCCGCCTCGGCACAGCAGCCGATCGACCCGGGCCAGCCGCGTGCCGGCACCCTCGCCGCCGACGGCGCCGACGCCTACGCGCTCGACCTCGACGCCGGCTCCTTCGTCACAGGGGCGGCCTTTCAAGAAACCGCCGACGTGGTCGTGACCGTCACGGGGCCCGACGGCGACGAGGTCGGTCGGTTCGACGAGACGGCCCGCGGCGACGACCTCTTCCAGTTCGAGGCCGAGGCGGGCGGGACGTACACGCTCACGGTCACGCCGTTCGAGGAGGAGGCCGGCGCCTACGTCCTCACGGTGGAGCGGGTCGAGCCGCTGGCGGCGACGCCCGAGGGCCGCGTCGACCAGATCTTCGCGCAGCGGAACCGCGACGGCGCGCCCGGTGCGCTCGTGGCCGTCGTCGACGGCGGCGAGGTCGTCTACCAGAGCGCCTACGGGACGGCCAACCTCACGCACAGTGTCCCGATGACCGTCGACACGCGGTCGAACATCGGCTCGACGTCGAAGCAGTTCACGGCGTTCGCGCTCCTCCTGCTGGAGCAGCGCGGCGAGCTCGACCTCGACGACGACGTCCGGGAGTACGTGCCGGAGCTGCCGGACTTCGGCGAGACGGTCACGCTGCGGAACCTCCTCACGCACACGAGCGGCTACCGCGAGTTCCTCAACGCGCTCGCCGTCGGTGGGCGCCGGCTCGACGAGGGCGACCACGTCGACCGGGCGGAGATCGTCGCGCTCATCCAGCGCCAGCCGGAGCTCCAGAACGCGCCGGGGACGGAGTGGAACTACAACAACAGCGGGTACGGGCTGGCGGCGCTCGTGGTCGAGCGCGTGACGGGCCAGCCGTTCCCCGAGTGGATGGCTGAGAACGTGTTCGAGCCGATGGGGATGGAGCACACGGTCGTCCGCGCGACGCCGTCGACGCTCGTGCCGAACAGCGCCCAGGGCTACGTGTCCGGCGACGAGGGCTGGAAGGACGCCCGCGACCTCGGCGGCGCCATCGGCGCGGGCGGGATCTACTCGACCCTCGGCGATCTCGCGCGGTGGATGGGGCGCTACTGGACGCCGACGCTCGGCGGCCAGGACGCCGTCGACCAGATGACGACGCGCTACGTCCTCGCCGACGGCGACACGACGAGCTACGGGCTCGGCCTGTTCATCGAGAAGCTGGGGAGCGTGACGCGCATCCACCACGGCGGCGCCGACTCGGCCCACCGCTCATCGTTCGCGTTCGTGCCGGAGCTCGACTTCGGCGTGATCGTCCTGACGAACTCGCCGGCCGACGTCGACGCCCTCGCGGGCCAAGTTGCCGAGGCGTTCTTTGAGGACCGGATCCCCGACGGCTCGGACGAGCCCGCCGCCGAGGCGGACGGTCCCGAGGCCGTCGACTTCGACGACGCGCTCTTCGACGACTACGCCGGCGAGTACGCGCTCGACATCGCGCCCGACTTCGTCCTCGCCTTCCGCCGCGGCGACGACGGGGGCTACGTGACCCAGGCGACGGGCCAGCCCGAGGCCCCGATCGTCCCGGTCTCCGACTCGACGTTCGCGGTCACGGTCGTCGACGCGTCGGTCACGTTCCACCGCGACGCCGACGGCGTCGTCCGTTCGGCGACGCTCCACCAGAACGGCGACCACCGGGCCACGAAGCTCGGCGTGGAGCCGGCGGAGGCGGCCGAGCCCATCGACCTCGACGACTACGTGGGGCAGTACGCCAGCGCGACGCTGGAGGCGTTCCGCACGATCGAGGTCGAGGACGGCGAGCTCCGCGCCTCCAGCCTCCGCTTCCCGGAGGGCCAGGCGCTCCGCCACACGACGGGCGACACGTTCATGGCCGGCGCCTTCACCGTCGCGTTCGAGCGCGACGCGTCGGGCGCCGTCGTCGCCTTCACCGTCGACGCGGGCCGGGCCCGCGACCTCCGCTTCGAGCGGTTCGAGTAG